Proteins from one Panthera leo isolate Ple1 chromosome D1, P.leo_Ple1_pat1.1, whole genome shotgun sequence genomic window:
- the RASGRP2 gene encoding RAS guanyl-releasing protein 2 isoform X3, producing MAGTLDLDKGCTVEELLRGCIEAFDDSGKVRDPQLVRMFLMMHPWYIPSSQLAAKLLHIYQQSRKDNSNSLQVKTCHLVRYWISAFPAEFDLNPELAEQIKELKSLLDQEGNRRHSSLIDIESVPTYKWKRQVTQRNPVGQKKRKMSLLFDHLEPMELAEHLTYLEYRSFCKILFQDYHSFVTHGCTVDNPVLERFISLFNSVSQWVQLMILSKPTAPQRALVITHFVHVAEKLLQLQNFNTLMAVVGGLSHSSISRLKETHSHVSPETVKLWEGLTELVTATGNYSNYRRRLAACVGFRFPILGVHLKDLVALQLALPDWLDPARTRLNGAKMKQLFSILEELAMVTSLRPPVQANPDLLSLLTVSLDQYQTEDELYQLSLQREPRSKSSPTSPTSCTPPPRPPVLDEWTSAAKPRLDQALLVEHIEKMVESVFRNFDVDGDGHISQEEFQIIRGNFPYLSAFGDLDQNQDGCISREEMVSYFLRSSSVLGGRMGFVHNFHESNSLRPVACRHCKALILGIYKQGLKCRACGVNCHKQCRDRLSVECRRRAQSVSLEGPVPSPSPTHTHHRAFSFSLPRPGRRGSRPPEIREEEVQAVEDGVFDIHL from the exons ATGGCGGGCACCCTAGACCTGGACAAGGGCTGCACGGTGGAGGAGCTGCTCCGCGGCTGCATCGAAGCCTTCG ATGACTCCGGGAAGGTGCGAGACCCGCAGCTGGTGCGCATGTTCCTCATGATGCACCCTTGGTACATCCCTTCTTCGCAGCTGGCGGCAAAACTGCTCCACAT CTACCAACAATCCCGGAAGGACAACTCCAATTCGCTGCAGGTGAAAACATGCCACCTGGTCAG GTACTGGATCTCGGCATTCCCAGCAGAGTTTGACTTGAACCCTGAGCTCGCTGAGCAGATCAAGGAGCTGAAGTCTCTGTTAGACCAAGAAGGGAACCGGCGGCACAGCAGCCTCATTGACATCGAGAGTGT ccccacctacAAGTGGAAGCGGCAGGTGACCCAGCGGAACCCCGTAGGACAGAAAAAGCGAAAGATGTCCCTGTTGTTCGACCACCTGGAGCCCATGGAGCTGGCGGAACATCTCACCTACTTGGAGTATCGCTCCTTCTGCAAGATCCTG TTCCAGGACTATCACAGTTTTGTGACTCACGGCTGCACCGTGGACAACCCCGTCCTGGAGCGATTCATCTCCCTCTTCAACAGTGTGTCGCAGTGGGTGCAACTCATGATCCTCAGCAAGCCCACAGCCCCTCAGCGGGCCCTGGTCATCACACACTTCGTCCACGTGGCAGAG AAGCTCCTGCAGCTGCAGAACTTCAACACACTAATGGCAGTGGTGGGAGGCCTGAGCCACAGTTCCATCTCGCGCCTCAAGGAGACCCACAGTCATGTTAGCCCTGAGACGGTCAAG ctctgggAAGGTCTCACGGAACTGGTGACAGCCACAGGGAACTATAGCAATTACCGACGCCGGCTGGCAGCCTGCGTGGGCTTCCGCTTTCCCATCCTGGGCGTGCACCTCAAGGACCTGGTGGCCCTGCAGCTGGCACTGCCTGACTGGCTGGACCCCGCCCGGACCCGACTTAATGGGGCCAAGATGAAACAGCTCTTCAGCATCCTGGAGGAGCTGGCCATGGTGACCAGCCTTCGGCCACCAGTGCAGGCCAACCCAGATCTGCTGAGCCTACTCACG GTATCTCTGGATCAGTATCAGACAGAGGATGAACTCTACCAGCTGTCCCTGCAGCGGGAGCCGCGCTCGAAGTCCTCG CCAACCAGCCCCACAAGCTGCACCCCGCCTCCCCGGCCCCCGGTGCTGGATGAGTGGACCTCAGCTGCCAAACCCAGGCTGGATCAAGCACTCCTGGTGGAACACATCGAGAAGATGGTGGAG TCTGTGTTCCGGAACTTTGACGTCGATGGGGACGGCCACATCTCACAGGAAGAGTTCCAGATCATCCGTGGGAACTTCCCTTACCTCAGCGCCTTTGGGGACCTCGACCAGAACCA GGATGGCTGCATCAGCAGGGAGGAAATGGTGTCCTACTTCCTGCGCTCCAGCTCGGTGCTGGGCGGCCGCATGGGCTTCGTGCACAACTTCCACGAGAGCAACTCCTTGCGCCCGGTTGCCTGCCGCCACTGCAAGGCCCTG ATCCTGGGCATCTACAAGCAGGGCCTCAAATGCCGAG CCTGCGGCGTGAACTGCCACAAGCAATGTAGAGACCGTCTGTCCGTTGAGTGCCGGCGCAGGGCCCAGAGTGTGAGTCTGGAGGGGCCTGTGCCCTCGCCCTCGCCCACCCACACCCATCACCGAGCCTTCAgcttctccctgccccgcccAGGTAGGCGAGGCTCCCGGCCTCCAG AGATCAGAGAGGAGGAGGTGCAGGCCGTGGAGGATGGCGTATTTGACATCCACTTGTAA
- the RASGRP2 gene encoding RAS guanyl-releasing protein 2 isoform X1: MRSVICLPGGSGGTVYLWPGSCFRLVGGGLSDDSGKVRDPQLVRMFLMMHPWYIPSSQLAAKLLHIYQQSRKDNSNSLQVKTCHLVRYWISAFPAEFDLNPELAEQIKELKSLLDQEGNRRHSSLIDIESVPTYKWKRQVTQRNPVGQKKRKMSLLFDHLEPMELAEHLTYLEYRSFCKILFQDYHSFVTHGCTVDNPVLERFISLFNSVSQWVQLMILSKPTAPQRALVITHFVHVAEKLLQLQNFNTLMAVVGGLSHSSISRLKETHSHVSPETVKLWEGLTELVTATGNYSNYRRRLAACVGFRFPILGVHLKDLVALQLALPDWLDPARTRLNGAKMKQLFSILEELAMVTSLRPPVQANPDLLSLLTVSLDQYQTEDELYQLSLQREPRSKSSPTSPTSCTPPPRPPVLDEWTSAAKPRLDQALLVEHIEKMVESVFRNFDVDGDGHISQEEFQIIRGNFPYLSAFGDLDQNQDGCISREEMVSYFLRSSSVLGGRMGFVHNFHESNSLRPVACRHCKALILGIYKQGLKCRACGVNCHKQCRDRLSVECRRRAQSVSLEGPVPSPSPTHTHHRAFSFSLPRPGRRGSRPPEIREEEVQAVEDGVFDIHL; encoded by the exons ATGCGGAGCGTTATCTGTCTCCCCGGAGGATCCGGAGGAACTGTCTATCTCTGGCCTGGGAGCTGTTTCCGGCTGGTGGGGGGCGGCTTATCTG ATGACTCCGGGAAGGTGCGAGACCCGCAGCTGGTGCGCATGTTCCTCATGATGCACCCTTGGTACATCCCTTCTTCGCAGCTGGCGGCAAAACTGCTCCACAT CTACCAACAATCCCGGAAGGACAACTCCAATTCGCTGCAGGTGAAAACATGCCACCTGGTCAG GTACTGGATCTCGGCATTCCCAGCAGAGTTTGACTTGAACCCTGAGCTCGCTGAGCAGATCAAGGAGCTGAAGTCTCTGTTAGACCAAGAAGGGAACCGGCGGCACAGCAGCCTCATTGACATCGAGAGTGT ccccacctacAAGTGGAAGCGGCAGGTGACCCAGCGGAACCCCGTAGGACAGAAAAAGCGAAAGATGTCCCTGTTGTTCGACCACCTGGAGCCCATGGAGCTGGCGGAACATCTCACCTACTTGGAGTATCGCTCCTTCTGCAAGATCCTG TTCCAGGACTATCACAGTTTTGTGACTCACGGCTGCACCGTGGACAACCCCGTCCTGGAGCGATTCATCTCCCTCTTCAACAGTGTGTCGCAGTGGGTGCAACTCATGATCCTCAGCAAGCCCACAGCCCCTCAGCGGGCCCTGGTCATCACACACTTCGTCCACGTGGCAGAG AAGCTCCTGCAGCTGCAGAACTTCAACACACTAATGGCAGTGGTGGGAGGCCTGAGCCACAGTTCCATCTCGCGCCTCAAGGAGACCCACAGTCATGTTAGCCCTGAGACGGTCAAG ctctgggAAGGTCTCACGGAACTGGTGACAGCCACAGGGAACTATAGCAATTACCGACGCCGGCTGGCAGCCTGCGTGGGCTTCCGCTTTCCCATCCTGGGCGTGCACCTCAAGGACCTGGTGGCCCTGCAGCTGGCACTGCCTGACTGGCTGGACCCCGCCCGGACCCGACTTAATGGGGCCAAGATGAAACAGCTCTTCAGCATCCTGGAGGAGCTGGCCATGGTGACCAGCCTTCGGCCACCAGTGCAGGCCAACCCAGATCTGCTGAGCCTACTCACG GTATCTCTGGATCAGTATCAGACAGAGGATGAACTCTACCAGCTGTCCCTGCAGCGGGAGCCGCGCTCGAAGTCCTCG CCAACCAGCCCCACAAGCTGCACCCCGCCTCCCCGGCCCCCGGTGCTGGATGAGTGGACCTCAGCTGCCAAACCCAGGCTGGATCAAGCACTCCTGGTGGAACACATCGAGAAGATGGTGGAG TCTGTGTTCCGGAACTTTGACGTCGATGGGGACGGCCACATCTCACAGGAAGAGTTCCAGATCATCCGTGGGAACTTCCCTTACCTCAGCGCCTTTGGGGACCTCGACCAGAACCA GGATGGCTGCATCAGCAGGGAGGAAATGGTGTCCTACTTCCTGCGCTCCAGCTCGGTGCTGGGCGGCCGCATGGGCTTCGTGCACAACTTCCACGAGAGCAACTCCTTGCGCCCGGTTGCCTGCCGCCACTGCAAGGCCCTG ATCCTGGGCATCTACAAGCAGGGCCTCAAATGCCGAG CCTGCGGCGTGAACTGCCACAAGCAATGTAGAGACCGTCTGTCCGTTGAGTGCCGGCGCAGGGCCCAGAGTGTGAGTCTGGAGGGGCCTGTGCCCTCGCCCTCGCCCACCCACACCCATCACCGAGCCTTCAgcttctccctgccccgcccAGGTAGGCGAGGCTCCCGGCCTCCAG AGATCAGAGAGGAGGAGGTGCAGGCCGTGGAGGATGGCGTATTTGACATCCACTTGTAA
- the RASGRP2 gene encoding RAS guanyl-releasing protein 2 isoform X2, with protein MFLMMHPWYIPSSQLAAKLLHIYQQSRKDNSNSLQVKTCHLVRYWISAFPAEFDLNPELAEQIKELKSLLDQEGNRRHSSLIDIESVPTYKWKRQVTQRNPVGQKKRKMSLLFDHLEPMELAEHLTYLEYRSFCKILFQDYHSFVTHGCTVDNPVLERFISLFNSVSQWVQLMILSKPTAPQRALVITHFVHVAEKLLQLQNFNTLMAVVGGLSHSSISRLKETHSHVSPETVKLWEGLTELVTATGNYSNYRRRLAACVGFRFPILGVHLKDLVALQLALPDWLDPARTRLNGAKMKQLFSILEELAMVTSLRPPVQANPDLLSLLTVSLDQYQTEDELYQLSLQREPRSKSSPTSPTSCTPPPRPPVLDEWTSAAKPRLDQALLVEHIEKMVESVFRNFDVDGDGHISQEEFQIIRGNFPYLSAFGDLDQNQDGCISREEMVSYFLRSSSVLGGRMGFVHNFHESNSLRPVACRHCKALILGIYKQGLKCRACGVNCHKQCRDRLSVECRRRAQSVSLEGPVPSPSPTHTHHRAFSFSLPRPGRRGSRPPEIREEEVQAVEDGVFDIHL; from the exons ATGTTCCTCATGATGCACCCTTGGTACATCCCTTCTTCGCAGCTGGCGGCAAAACTGCTCCACAT CTACCAACAATCCCGGAAGGACAACTCCAATTCGCTGCAGGTGAAAACATGCCACCTGGTCAG GTACTGGATCTCGGCATTCCCAGCAGAGTTTGACTTGAACCCTGAGCTCGCTGAGCAGATCAAGGAGCTGAAGTCTCTGTTAGACCAAGAAGGGAACCGGCGGCACAGCAGCCTCATTGACATCGAGAGTGT ccccacctacAAGTGGAAGCGGCAGGTGACCCAGCGGAACCCCGTAGGACAGAAAAAGCGAAAGATGTCCCTGTTGTTCGACCACCTGGAGCCCATGGAGCTGGCGGAACATCTCACCTACTTGGAGTATCGCTCCTTCTGCAAGATCCTG TTCCAGGACTATCACAGTTTTGTGACTCACGGCTGCACCGTGGACAACCCCGTCCTGGAGCGATTCATCTCCCTCTTCAACAGTGTGTCGCAGTGGGTGCAACTCATGATCCTCAGCAAGCCCACAGCCCCTCAGCGGGCCCTGGTCATCACACACTTCGTCCACGTGGCAGAG AAGCTCCTGCAGCTGCAGAACTTCAACACACTAATGGCAGTGGTGGGAGGCCTGAGCCACAGTTCCATCTCGCGCCTCAAGGAGACCCACAGTCATGTTAGCCCTGAGACGGTCAAG ctctgggAAGGTCTCACGGAACTGGTGACAGCCACAGGGAACTATAGCAATTACCGACGCCGGCTGGCAGCCTGCGTGGGCTTCCGCTTTCCCATCCTGGGCGTGCACCTCAAGGACCTGGTGGCCCTGCAGCTGGCACTGCCTGACTGGCTGGACCCCGCCCGGACCCGACTTAATGGGGCCAAGATGAAACAGCTCTTCAGCATCCTGGAGGAGCTGGCCATGGTGACCAGCCTTCGGCCACCAGTGCAGGCCAACCCAGATCTGCTGAGCCTACTCACG GTATCTCTGGATCAGTATCAGACAGAGGATGAACTCTACCAGCTGTCCCTGCAGCGGGAGCCGCGCTCGAAGTCCTCG CCAACCAGCCCCACAAGCTGCACCCCGCCTCCCCGGCCCCCGGTGCTGGATGAGTGGACCTCAGCTGCCAAACCCAGGCTGGATCAAGCACTCCTGGTGGAACACATCGAGAAGATGGTGGAG TCTGTGTTCCGGAACTTTGACGTCGATGGGGACGGCCACATCTCACAGGAAGAGTTCCAGATCATCCGTGGGAACTTCCCTTACCTCAGCGCCTTTGGGGACCTCGACCAGAACCA GGATGGCTGCATCAGCAGGGAGGAAATGGTGTCCTACTTCCTGCGCTCCAGCTCGGTGCTGGGCGGCCGCATGGGCTTCGTGCACAACTTCCACGAGAGCAACTCCTTGCGCCCGGTTGCCTGCCGCCACTGCAAGGCCCTG ATCCTGGGCATCTACAAGCAGGGCCTCAAATGCCGAG CCTGCGGCGTGAACTGCCACAAGCAATGTAGAGACCGTCTGTCCGTTGAGTGCCGGCGCAGGGCCCAGAGTGTGAGTCTGGAGGGGCCTGTGCCCTCGCCCTCGCCCACCCACACCCATCACCGAGCCTTCAgcttctccctgccccgcccAGGTAGGCGAGGCTCCCGGCCTCCAG AGATCAGAGAGGAGGAGGTGCAGGCCGTGGAGGATGGCGTATTTGACATCCACTTGTAA
- the PYGM gene encoding glycogen phosphorylase, muscle form, whose product MSRPLSDQEKRKQISVRGLAGVENVTELKKNFNRHLHFTLVKDRNVATPRDYYFALAHTVRDHLVGRWIRTQQHYYEKDPKRIYYLSLEFYMGRTLQNTMVNLALENACDEATYQLGLDMEELEEIEEDAGLGNGGLGRLAACFLDSMATLGLAAYGYGIRYEFGIFNQKICGGWQMEEADDWLRYGNPWEKARPEFTLPVHFYGRVEHTSQGAKWVDTQVVLAMPYDTPVPGYRNNIVNTMRLWSAKAPNDFNLKDFNVGGYIQAVLDRNLAENISRVLYPNDNFFEGKELRLKQEYFVVAATLQDIIRRFKSSKFGCRDPVRTSFDAFPDKVAIQLNDTHPSLAIPELMRILVDLERLDWDKAWDVTVRTCAYTNHTVLPEALERWPVHLIETLLPRHLQIIYEINQRFLNRVAAVFPGDVDRLRRMSLVEEGAVKRINMAHLCIAGSHAVNGVARIHSEILKKTIFKDFYELEPHKFQNKTNGITPRRWLVLCNPGLAEVIAERIGEDYISDLDQLRKLLSYVDDEAFIRDVAKVKQENKLKFAAYLEREYKVHINPNSLFDVQVKRIHEYKRQLLNCLHVITLYNRIKQEPNRFVVPRTVMIGGKAAPGYHMAKMIIKLITAIGDVVNHDPVVGDRLRVIFLENYRVSLAEKVIPAADLSEQISTAGTEASGTGNMKFMLNGALTIGTMDGANVEMAEEAGEENFFIFGMRVEDVEKLDQRGYNAQEYYDRIPELRHIIEQLSSGFFSPKQPDLFKDIVNMLMHHDRFKVFADYEDYIKCQEKVSALYKNPREWTRMVIRNIATSGKFSSDRTIAQYAREIWGVDPSRKRLPAPDETI is encoded by the exons AGGATCTACTACCTGTCTCTGGAGTTCTACATGGGACGGACGCTACAGAACACCATGGTGAACCTGGCCTTGGAGAACGCCTGTGACGAAGCCACCTACCAG ctggGTCTGGACatggaggagctggaggagatcGAGGAGGACGCGGGGCTGGGCAACGGGGGCCTGGGTCGGCTGGCCG CATGCTTTCTGGACTCCATGGCAACGCTGGGCCTGGCTGCCTACGGCTACGGGATCCGCTATGAGTTTGGGATTTTTAACCAGAAGATCTGTGGGGGCTGGCAG ATGGAGGAGGCCGATGACTGGCTTCGCTACGGAAACCCCTGGGAGAAGGCCCGACCCGAGTTCACGCTGCCTGTGCACTTCTATGGCCGAGTGGAGCACACCAGCCAGGGGGCCAAGTGGGTGGACACACAG GTGGTATTGGCCATGCCTTACGACACTCCTGTGCCTGGCTACCGTAACAACATTGTCAACACCATGCGCCTGTGGTCGGCCAAGGCCCCCAATGACTTCAACCTCAAGGACT TCAACGTCGGTGGCTACATCCAGGCTGTGCTGGACCGAAACCTGGCGGAGAACATCTCTCGCGTCCTGTACCCCAACGACAAC TTCTTTGAGGGGAAGGAGCTGCGGTTGAAGCAGGAGTACTTTGTGGTGGCCGCCACCCTCCAGGACATCATCCGCCGCTTCAAGTCCTCCAAGTTCGGCTGCCGTGACCCCGTGCGCACGAGCTTCGACGCCTTTCCGGATAAG gTGGCCATCCAGCTGAATGATACCCATCCTTCCTTGGCCATCCCCGAGCTCATGAGGATACTGGTGGATCTGGAGAGGCTGGACTGGGACAAG GCCTGGGACGTGACGGTCAGGACCTGTGCCTACACCAACCACACGGTACTGCCCGAGGCCCTGGAACGCTGGCCCGTGCATCTGATTGAGACGCTGCTGCCTCGACATCTCCAGATCATCTACGAGATCAATCAGCGCTTCCttaat CGGGTGGCAGCCGTCTTCCCCGGGGACGTGGACCGGCTGCGGCGCATGTCGCTTGTGGAGGAGGGCGCAGTGAAACGCATCAACATGGCCCATCTCTGCATCGCCGGGTCGCATGCCGTCAATGGCGTGGCCCGCATCCACTCGGAGATCCTCAAGAAGACCAT CTTCAAGGACTTCTACGAGCTGGAGCCACATAAATTCCAGAATAAGACCAATGGCATCACCCCTCGTCGCTGGCTAGTCCTGTGTAACCCTGGGCTGGCAGAGGTCATTGCTGAG CGCATCGGGGAGGACTACATCTCCGACCTGGACCAGCTGCGCAAGCTGCTCTCGTACGTGGACGATGAAGCCTTTATCCGGGATGTGGCCAAAGTGAAGCAG GAAAACAAGTTAAAGTTCGCCGCGTACCTGGAGAGGGAGTACAAAGTCCATATCAACCCCAACTCGCTCTTCGACGTCCAGGTGAAGCGAATTCATGAATATAAACGCCAGCTCCTCAACTGCCTCCACGTCATCACCCTGTACAACC GCATCAAGCAGGAACCCAATAGGTTCGTTGTGCCCCGAACTGTGATGATTGGAGGGAAG GCTGCCCCTGGATACCACATGGCTAAGATGATCATCAAACTCATCACAGCCATTGGGGATGTGGTTAACCACGACCCAGTGGTAGGAGACCGCCTCCGTGTGATCTTCCTGGAGAACTACCGAGTCTCGCTGGCCGAGAAAG TGATCCCAGCTGCTGACCTCTCCGAGCAGATCTCCACTGCAGGCACTGAGGCCTCAGGCACCGGCAACATGAAGTTCATGCTCAATGGGGCTCTGACCATTGGCACCATGGACGGGGCCAACGTGGAAATGGCGGAAGAGGCGGGAGAAGAGAACTTCTTCATCTTTGGCATGCGGGTGGAGGACGTGGAAAAGCTTGACCAGAGAGG GTACAACGCCCAGGAGTACTACGACCGAATTCCGGAGCTTCGGCATATCATTGAGCAGCTGAGCAGTGGTTTCTTCTCCCCCAAACAGCCAGACCTGTTCAAGGACATTGTCAACATGCTTATGCACCATGACCG GTTTAAAGTCTTTGCAGATTATGAAGATTACATTAAGTGCCAGGAGAAAGTCAGTGCTTTGTACAAG AATCCAAGAGAGTGGACACGAATGGTGATCCGGAACATAGCCACATCAGGCAAGTTCTCCAGTGACCGAACTATTGCCCAGTATGCCCGGGAGATCTGGGGCGTCGATCCTTCACGCAAGCGCCTGCCGGCCCCTGATGAGACCATCTGA